The Sus scrofa isolate TJ Tabasco breed Duroc chromosome X, Sscrofa11.1, whole genome shotgun sequence genome has a segment encoding these proteins:
- the KCNE5 gene encoding potassium voltage-gated channel subfamily E regulatory beta subunit 5 produces the protein MNCSESQRLRTLLSRLLLELHHQGNASGLGAGPGPSVGMGVVPDPFVGREVTSAKGDDAYLYILLIMIFYACLAGGLILAYTRSRKLVEAKDEPSPACAQHEWVSGGAPAAADAETAAGSPAEGCRLLAPAGLPAPALARAPEGV, from the coding sequence ATGAACTGCAGCGAGAGCCAGCGGCTGCGGACCCTGCTGAGCCGCCTGCTGCTGGAGCTGCACCACCAGGGCAACGCCAGCGGCTTGGGCGCCGGCCCCGGGCCGAGCGTGGGCATGGGGGTCGTGCCGGACCCCTTCGTGGGCCGCGAGGTGACCAGCGCCAAGGGCGACGACGCCTATCTCTACATCCTGCTCATCATGATCTTCTACGCCTGCCTGGCCGGGGGACTCATCCTGGCCTACACCCGCTCCCGCAAGCTCGTCGAGGCCAAGGACGAGCCGTCCCCGGCCTGCGCCCAGCACGAGTGGGTCTCGGGAGGCGCCCCGGCCGCTGCCGACGCCGAGACTGCCGCCGGCTCGCCCGCCGAGGGCTGCCGCCTGCTCGCCCCCGCCGGGCTACCCGCCCCGGCTCTGGCCCGGGCCCCCGAGGGGGTCTAG